In a genomic window of [Empedobacter] haloabium:
- a CDS encoding TIGR03088 family PEP-CTERM/XrtA system glycosyltransferase, with product MNDTPLIVHLIYRLDFGGLESLMVERINRMPAERYRHAVVCLTDYNPAFAQKITRAGVTIHALHKQPGLSLATHAALWRLLRELRPAVLHSYNLSAIEYAPVALAAGVPVRVNGAHGRDADDPEGKNRKHNLLRRLMVPFYHCCYANSAAMEDWNRDIIGVPARKSRMLANGIDAERFRPRAHGEAIVASAQPFGPGHVVIGTVGRIQAVKDHATLVEAFALLRQRLPRHTALLRLAIVGDGPLLQRLRDRVAALELTDVVWLPGARTDVADILRGFDIFAMSSIAEGTPGSALEAMATALPVVGTRVGGIPEVIANGSTGFLVPPSDAAALAAALEQYVLSPELAAQHGAAGRERVLRKYSMAAMVAAYQDMYDSLCERKIKTKKGAVPSCVE from the coding sequence ATGAACGACACGCCACTCATCGTCCACCTGATCTACCGGCTCGACTTCGGCGGCCTGGAGTCGCTGATGGTCGAACGCATCAACCGCATGCCGGCCGAGCGCTACCGCCACGCGGTCGTCTGCCTGACCGACTACAACCCAGCCTTCGCGCAGAAGATCACGCGCGCCGGCGTGACGATCCACGCCCTGCACAAGCAGCCCGGCCTGTCGCTGGCGACGCACGCGGCGCTGTGGCGGCTGCTGCGCGAACTGCGGCCGGCGGTGCTGCACTCGTACAACCTGTCGGCCATCGAATACGCGCCGGTGGCCCTGGCCGCGGGCGTGCCGGTGCGCGTCAACGGCGCCCATGGCCGCGATGCCGACGACCCGGAAGGCAAGAACCGCAAGCACAACTTGCTGCGCCGCCTGATGGTGCCGTTCTATCACTGCTGCTATGCCAACTCGGCGGCGATGGAAGACTGGAACCGGGACATCATCGGCGTCCCGGCCCGCAAGAGCCGGATGCTGGCCAACGGCATCGATGCCGAGCGCTTCCGGCCGCGTGCGCACGGCGAGGCCATTGTCGCCAGCGCCCAGCCGTTCGGTCCAGGCCATGTCGTCATCGGCACCGTCGGCCGCATCCAGGCCGTGAAGGACCACGCCACCCTGGTCGAGGCGTTCGCGCTGCTGCGGCAACGGCTGCCGCGCCACACGGCGCTGCTGCGCCTGGCCATCGTCGGCGACGGTCCGCTGCTGCAGCGCCTGCGCGACCGGGTGGCGGCGCTGGAGCTGACCGACGTGGTCTGGTTGCCGGGCGCACGTACCGACGTGGCGGACATCCTGCGCGGCTTCGACATCTTCGCCATGTCGTCGATCGCCGAAGGCACACCCGGCTCCGCGCTGGAGGCGATGGCCACCGCGCTGCCGGTGGTGGGTACGCGCGTGGGTGGCATCCCGGAGGTGATCGCCAACGGCAGCACGGGCTTCCTGGTGCCGCCGTCGGATGCCGCCGCGCTGGCGGCGGCGCTGGAGCAATATGTGCTGTCGCCGGAACTGGCCGCACAGCACGGCGCCGCCGGGCGCGAGCGGGTGCTGCGCAAATACAGCATGGCCGCGATGGTGGCCGCGTACCAGGACATGTACGACAGCCTGTGCGAACGCAAGATCAAGACCAAAAAAGGGGCGGTGCCATCATGTGTGGAATAG
- a CDS encoding amidotransferase 1, exosortase A system-associated — MCGIVGLLDTRGKRDIDEALLRRMNDTQYHRGPDEGDIYREPGVGFGHRRLSVIDIASGQQPLGNEDGSVMVCYNGEIYNYRELTAELKALGHTFRTNSDTEVIVHAWEEWGEACVERFRGMFAFGLWDRNRQVMFLARDHMGVKPMFYAMLPDGLFAFSSELKALRSLPGLPRDIDPRAVEDYFAYGYVPEPKTIYRHAFKLSPGFRLLQKVGEPLAQPRQYWDVPFKLHHAMTESDAQGELVERLRDSVRSQLVAEVPLGAFLSGGVDSSAVVATMAGLTKGAVNTCSIAFRDKAYDESAYAAQVAQQYHTDHHVETVDTDDFALLDTLSDLYDEPYADSSAIPTYRVCQLARQRVTVALSGDGGDENLAGYRRYRYAMAEESVRGRIPMALRKPLFGTLGKYYPKADWAPRVFRAKTTFEALSRDLVEGYFHGVSIMTDAMRRQLFSDSFRAGLQGYRAIDVMRGHANRAPTDDPLSMIQYLDMKTYLPGDILTKVDRASMAHALEVRVPLLDHQLVEWISGLPPEMKLKGSEGKYIFKKSMEKYLPHDILYRRKQGFAVPLAAWFRGPLRERVRASLLGPNLAATGMFNTAFLAEMVEQHQSGRRDYSAPIWTLLMFEAFLKKELQG; from the coding sequence ATGTGTGGAATAGTCGGATTGCTGGACACGCGCGGCAAGCGCGACATCGACGAGGCGCTGCTGCGCCGGATGAACGACACCCAATACCATCGTGGCCCGGACGAGGGCGACATCTACCGCGAGCCCGGCGTCGGCTTCGGCCACCGCCGCCTGTCGGTGATCGACATCGCCTCGGGTCAGCAGCCGCTCGGCAACGAAGACGGCAGCGTGATGGTCTGCTACAACGGCGAGATCTACAACTACCGCGAGCTGACGGCCGAACTGAAAGCGCTGGGCCATACCTTCCGCACCAACAGCGACACGGAAGTGATCGTGCATGCGTGGGAAGAGTGGGGCGAGGCCTGCGTCGAACGCTTCCGCGGCATGTTCGCCTTCGGCCTGTGGGACCGCAACCGGCAGGTGATGTTCCTGGCGCGCGACCACATGGGCGTCAAGCCGATGTTCTACGCGATGCTGCCCGATGGCCTGTTCGCGTTCAGCTCCGAACTGAAGGCGCTGCGCTCGCTGCCTGGCCTGCCGCGCGACATCGACCCGCGCGCCGTGGAGGATTATTTCGCCTACGGCTACGTGCCCGAACCGAAGACGATCTATCGGCATGCGTTCAAGCTCTCGCCCGGGTTCCGCCTGCTGCAAAAGGTGGGCGAACCGCTGGCGCAGCCGCGCCAGTACTGGGACGTGCCGTTCAAGCTGCACCATGCGATGACGGAAAGCGACGCGCAGGGCGAGCTGGTGGAACGGTTGCGCGACTCGGTGCGCAGCCAGCTGGTGGCCGAGGTGCCGCTGGGGGCGTTTCTGTCCGGCGGCGTGGATTCCAGCGCCGTCGTCGCCACGATGGCGGGATTGACCAAGGGCGCCGTCAACACCTGCTCGATCGCGTTCCGCGACAAGGCCTACGACGAATCGGCCTACGCCGCCCAGGTGGCGCAGCAATACCATACCGACCACCATGTCGAGACGGTGGACACGGACGACTTCGCGCTGCTGGACACCCTGTCGGACCTGTACGACGAGCCGTATGCCGACAGCTCGGCCATTCCCACTTATCGGGTATGCCAGCTGGCGCGCCAGCGCGTGACGGTGGCGCTGTCCGGTGACGGTGGCGACGAGAACCTGGCCGGCTACCGCCGCTACCGCTATGCGATGGCCGAGGAAAGCGTGCGCGGACGGATCCCGATGGCGCTGCGCAAGCCGCTGTTCGGCACCCTCGGCAAATACTATCCGAAGGCCGACTGGGCGCCGCGCGTGTTTCGCGCCAAGACCACGTTCGAGGCGCTGTCGCGCGACCTGGTCGAGGGCTACTTCCACGGCGTGTCGATCATGACGGACGCGATGCGCCGCCAGCTCTTTTCCGACAGCTTCCGCGCCGGCCTGCAGGGCTATCGGGCCATCGACGTGATGCGCGGCCATGCCAACCGTGCGCCGACGGACGACCCGCTGTCGATGATCCAGTACCTCGACATGAAGACCTACCTGCCGGGCGACATCCTGACGAAGGTCGACCGCGCCAGCATGGCGCACGCGTTGGAGGTGCGGGTGCCGCTGCTGGACCACCAGCTGGTCGAGTGGATTTCCGGCCTGCCACCCGAGATGAAGCTCAAGGGCAGCGAAGGCAAGTACATCTTCAAGAAGAGCATGGAAAAGTACCTGCCGCACGACATTCTGTACCGCCGCAAGCAGGGCTTCGCGGTGCCGCTGGCGGCCTGGTTCCGCGGCCCGCTGCGCGAGCGCGTGCGCGCCTCGCTGCTGGGGCCCAACCTGGCCGCCACCGGCATGTTCAACACGGCATTCCTGGCCGAGATGGTCGAGCAGCACCAGTCCGGCCGGCGCGACTACAGCGCCCCGATCTGGACGCTGCTGATGTTCGAGGCGTTTCTGAAAAAAGAACTGCAAGGCTGA
- a CDS encoding glycosyltransferase, exosortase A system-associated, with translation MRILHVLDHSIPLHSGYTFRTRSILQQQRALGWETHHITSPKQGDAPDGQELVDGLRFHRTAPAQGPLARMPVLNQLAVIDRLATRLLQVAQEVRPDILHAHSPALNAVAALRVGRKLGIPVVYEIRAFWEDAAVDHGTSKEWGVRYRLTRAMETWALKRVDAATTICEGLRAEIVGRGIPARKVEVIPNAVDVGDFSVDGVRDTALACGLGLEGKTVLGFIGSFYAYEGLNVLLDALPAMRARRPDLRVLLVGGGPQDAALRQQAEALGVADAVVFTGRVPHSEVQRYYDLVDVLCYPRLKMRLTDLVTPLKPLEAMAQGRLLAASDVGGHRELIEDGRTGVLFAAGDPAALATKVLALLDAPASWPQLRAQGRRFVEEQRNWAASVSRYRKVYGSLVPARERP, from the coding sequence CTGCGCATCCTGCACGTGCTGGATCACTCGATCCCGCTGCACAGCGGCTATACCTTCCGTACCCGTTCCATCCTGCAGCAGCAGCGCGCGCTGGGCTGGGAGACCCATCACATCACCAGCCCGAAACAGGGCGACGCGCCGGACGGCCAGGAGCTCGTCGATGGCCTGCGCTTCCACCGTACGGCGCCGGCGCAGGGGCCGTTGGCACGCATGCCGGTGTTGAACCAGCTGGCCGTGATCGACCGCCTTGCGACCCGGCTGCTGCAGGTCGCGCAGGAAGTGCGCCCCGACATCCTGCATGCGCATTCGCCGGCGCTGAACGCCGTGGCCGCGCTGCGCGTCGGCCGCAAGCTGGGCATCCCCGTCGTTTACGAAATCCGCGCGTTCTGGGAGGACGCGGCGGTCGATCACGGCACCAGCAAGGAATGGGGCGTGCGTTACCGGCTGACGCGGGCGATGGAAACGTGGGCGCTCAAGCGCGTCGATGCCGCCACCACGATCTGCGAAGGGCTGCGCGCCGAGATCGTCGGCCGCGGCATCCCCGCGCGCAAGGTCGAGGTGATCCCGAACGCTGTCGATGTCGGCGATTTCAGCGTGGATGGCGTACGCGATACCGCACTGGCATGCGGGCTTGGCCTGGAAGGCAAGACGGTGCTGGGCTTCATCGGCTCGTTTTACGCCTACGAGGGGCTGAACGTGCTGCTGGACGCGCTGCCGGCAATGCGCGCCAGGCGGCCCGACCTTCGCGTGCTGCTGGTCGGCGGCGGCCCGCAGGATGCGGCGCTGCGCCAGCAGGCCGAGGCGCTGGGCGTGGCCGATGCCGTCGTGTTCACCGGCCGCGTGCCGCACAGCGAGGTGCAGCGCTACTACGACCTGGTCGACGTGCTGTGCTACCCGCGCCTGAAAATGCGCCTGACCGACCTGGTGACGCCCTTGAAACCGCTGGAAGCGATGGCGCAGGGCCGGCTGCTGGCGGCGTCCGACGTGGGTGGCCACCGCGAGCTGATCGAGGACGGCCGCACCGGCGTACTGTTTGCCGCTGGCGACCCGGCCGCGCTGGCGACAAAGGTGCTGGCGCTGCTTGACGCCCCTGCGAGCTGGCCGCAGTTGCGCGCCCAGGGTCGCCGCTTCGTCGAGGAACAGCGCAACTGGGCCGCCAGCGTGAGCCGCTACCGCAAGGTGTATGGCAGCCTGGTGCCTGCGCGGGAGCGGCCATGA
- a CDS encoding glycosyltransferase family 4 protein, with translation MSDVASSATLRVGLVGPLPPPSGGMANQTLQLAALLRGEGIEVETVQVNAPYRPAWAGRIKGLRAVFRLLPYLASLWRTAGTVQVFHVMANSGWSWHLFAAPAIWIARLRGTPVVINYRGGEAESFLRRAQGWVRPSLTRADAVIVPSGFLEHVFGKFGFATQIVPNIVNLERFSVAPNGPGDKKGLRLLVARNLEPIYDNATALRALALIRAHDPHATLVIAGSGPLRAELETLTAQLGLTEAVTFTGRVDNAGMAALYQDADVMLNCSLVDNTPNSVLESLACGVPVVSTDVGGVPYLVEHGRTALLVPPQAPQAMAEAVLRLAAEPALAASLRDAGLRQVQQYTWHSVRPRLLAVYRAVMQARASASPVRQP, from the coding sequence ATGAGCGACGTGGCTTCCAGCGCCACGCTGCGGGTGGGTCTGGTGGGGCCGCTGCCGCCGCCGTCCGGCGGCATGGCCAACCAGACCTTGCAGCTGGCCGCGCTGCTGCGCGGCGAGGGCATCGAGGTCGAGACGGTGCAGGTCAACGCGCCATACCGTCCGGCCTGGGCCGGCCGCATCAAGGGCCTGCGTGCCGTGTTCCGCCTGCTGCCCTACCTGGCCAGCCTGTGGCGCACGGCGGGAACAGTGCAGGTGTTCCACGTGATGGCCAATTCCGGCTGGTCGTGGCATTTGTTCGCGGCGCCGGCGATCTGGATCGCCCGGCTGCGCGGCACGCCCGTGGTCATCAACTACCGGGGCGGCGAAGCCGAGAGCTTCCTGCGCCGCGCGCAGGGCTGGGTGCGGCCCAGCCTGACCCGCGCCGATGCCGTCATCGTGCCCTCCGGCTTCCTGGAACACGTGTTCGGCAAATTCGGCTTCGCCACGCAAATAGTGCCCAACATCGTCAACCTGGAGCGCTTTTCGGTCGCGCCGAACGGACCGGGGGACAAGAAGGGCCTGCGCCTGCTGGTGGCGCGCAACCTGGAGCCGATCTACGACAACGCGACGGCCCTGCGCGCGCTGGCGCTGATCCGCGCGCACGATCCGCACGCCACGCTCGTCATTGCCGGCTCCGGCCCGCTGCGCGCGGAACTGGAAACGCTGACGGCGCAATTGGGGCTGACGGAGGCGGTGACGTTTACCGGGCGCGTCGACAATGCCGGCATGGCCGCGTTGTACCAGGACGCCGACGTCATGCTCAACTGCAGCCTGGTCGACAATACGCCGAACTCGGTGCTGGAATCGCTGGCGTGCGGCGTGCCCGTCGTCAGCACGGATGTCGGCGGCGTGCCCTACCTGGTCGAACACGGCCGCACGGCGCTGCTGGTGCCACCGCAAGCGCCGCAGGCCATGGCGGAAGCGGTGCTGCGCCTTGCCGCCGAGCCGGCACTGGCCGCATCCCTGCGCGACGCGGGCCTGCGCCAGGTGCAGCAATATACGTGGCACAGCGTGCGCCCGCGCCTGCTGGCGGTGTACCGCGCCGTGATGCAAGCGCGCGCCAGCGCATCGCCGGTGAGGCAGCCATGA
- a CDS encoding AMP-binding protein produces MNTVERYRPAPYTALVTKLLFPLHERVKQHSSVAVRKQLEASQYWPEERLRDLQLVRLRRLLARAQDKVPYFRDLFQQLGFDPAGVQSLDDLARLPLMDKAVIRANVDRLKAQDAVGLARFNTGGSSGEPLIFYIGKERVSHDVAAKWRATRWWNVDIGDPEIVVWGSPIELGAQDRVRALRDRLLRTHLLPAFEMSAPKLDSFVARIRAHRPRMLFGYPSALSHIARHAQAKGQRMDDLGIRVAFVTSERLYDEQRAQIAETFGCPVANGYGGRDAGFIAHQCPHGGMHITAEDIIVEIIDGAGRPVPRGQSGEIVVTHLATGDFPFIRYRTGDIGVLGKEPCGCGRGLPLLQEIQGRSTDFLVAQDGTVMHGLALVYILRDLPQVKAFKITQESLALTHVQVVLDAPLDAALRAHIEKGFRARLGAGVAVQVEQVDAIAPEKSGKFRYVVSKVAAGRAAA; encoded by the coding sequence ATGAACACGGTCGAACGCTACCGTCCGGCGCCCTACACGGCCCTTGTCACCAAGCTGCTGTTCCCGCTGCACGAGCGGGTCAAGCAGCACAGCAGCGTGGCCGTGCGCAAGCAACTGGAGGCGTCGCAGTACTGGCCGGAAGAACGCCTGCGCGACCTGCAACTGGTGCGGCTGCGCCGCCTGCTGGCGCGCGCGCAGGACAAGGTGCCGTACTTCCGCGACCTGTTCCAGCAGCTGGGATTCGACCCTGCCGGCGTGCAGTCGCTGGACGACCTGGCCCGGCTGCCGCTGATGGACAAGGCGGTCATCCGCGCCAACGTGGACCGCCTGAAGGCGCAGGATGCCGTCGGCCTGGCGCGGTTCAATACGGGCGGCTCCAGCGGCGAGCCGCTGATTTTCTATATCGGCAAGGAGCGCGTCAGCCATGACGTGGCGGCCAAGTGGCGCGCCACGCGCTGGTGGAACGTCGATATCGGCGATCCGGAAATCGTCGTGTGGGGTTCGCCCATCGAGCTGGGCGCGCAGGATCGCGTACGGGCGCTGCGCGACCGCCTGCTGCGCACGCATCTGCTGCCGGCGTTCGAGATGTCCGCCCCGAAGCTGGACAGTTTTGTCGCCCGTATCCGCGCGCACCGGCCGCGCATGCTGTTCGGCTACCCGTCCGCGCTGTCGCACATCGCCCGCCATGCCCAGGCCAAGGGCCAGCGTATGGACGACCTGGGCATTCGAGTCGCGTTCGTCACCTCCGAGCGGCTGTACGACGAGCAGCGCGCCCAGATCGCCGAGACCTTCGGCTGCCCGGTCGCGAACGGCTACGGCGGTCGCGACGCCGGCTTCATCGCCCACCAGTGTCCGCACGGCGGCATGCACATCACGGCCGAGGACATCATCGTCGAGATCATCGACGGTGCCGGCCGGCCGGTGCCGCGTGGGCAATCGGGCGAGATCGTCGTCACGCACCTGGCCACCGGCGACTTCCCGTTCATCCGCTACCGCACCGGCGACATCGGCGTGCTGGGCAAGGAGCCCTGCGGTTGCGGCCGCGGCCTGCCGCTGCTGCAGGAGATCCAGGGTCGCAGCACCGACTTCCTGGTCGCCCAGGACGGCACCGTCATGCATGGACTGGCGCTGGTGTATATCCTGCGTGACCTGCCGCAGGTCAAGGCATTCAAGATCACCCAGGAGAGCCTGGCACTGACTCACGTGCAGGTCGTGCTGGATGCGCCGCTGGATGCGGCGCTGCGCGCGCACATCGAGAAGGGTTTCAGGGCGCGCCTGGGCGCGGGCGTCGCGGTGCAGGTCGAGCAGGTCGATGCCATCGCGCCGGAGAAGTCCGGCAAGTTCCGCTATGTCGTCAGCAAGGTGGCGGCGGGGAGAGCGGCCGCATGA
- a CDS encoding putative O-glycosylation ligase, exosortase A system-associated, producing the protein MRDVIVTLLVFASLPYIFKRPSFGMVMWIWISVMNPHSQGWGFARDFPFAAIIAVVTVAAMLTNAKRTYRLPLTPVTATFLLFVVWMCLTSVFAIHPEQIGTQLVKVLKIMGMTIVVLMLVRKRLHVEWLIWTVVVSIGYYGTKGGIFTIRSGGQYRVWGPIGTFIDGNNEIALALVMTIPLMYYLYGLLTHKWARRAMVASMFLCALASLASYSRGAAIAMGMMLVFFWLKSNHKAVIGVLLLCCVPFALVFMPEQWHARIDTIDEYQQDESAMGRINAWKMAYNLANDRLMGGGFEIYDPEVFERYAPVPEDVHAAHSIYFQVLGEHGWIGLGIYLMLGFLTWRTGSWIVRAAGPHAELAWAANLARMIQVSLLGFMVGGAFLSLVYFDVPYYLMAAMVATRMIVEREKKALAPQLAAQPTVQDELDEDLEHDPVR; encoded by the coding sequence ATGAGGGACGTGATCGTCACGTTGCTGGTGTTCGCATCGCTGCCGTATATCTTCAAGCGGCCGTCGTTCGGCATGGTGATGTGGATCTGGATCAGCGTGATGAACCCGCACTCGCAGGGCTGGGGCTTCGCGCGCGACTTTCCGTTCGCCGCGATCATCGCCGTCGTCACGGTGGCGGCGATGCTGACGAATGCGAAGCGCACCTACCGGTTGCCGCTGACGCCCGTGACGGCCACGTTCCTGTTGTTCGTCGTGTGGATGTGCCTCACCTCGGTCTTCGCCATCCATCCCGAGCAGATCGGCACGCAGCTGGTCAAGGTCCTGAAAATCATGGGCATGACCATCGTCGTGCTGATGCTGGTGCGTAAGCGCCTGCACGTCGAGTGGCTGATCTGGACGGTGGTGGTCTCGATCGGCTATTACGGCACCAAGGGCGGCATCTTCACGATCCGTAGCGGCGGCCAGTACCGCGTGTGGGGCCCGATCGGCACCTTCATCGACGGTAACAACGAGATCGCGCTGGCACTCGTGATGACGATCCCGCTGATGTACTACCTGTACGGCCTGTTGACGCACAAGTGGGCCAGGCGGGCCATGGTGGCGTCGATGTTCCTGTGCGCGCTGGCGTCGCTGGCGTCCTATTCGCGCGGCGCCGCCATCGCGATGGGCATGATGCTGGTGTTCTTCTGGTTGAAGAGCAACCATAAGGCCGTCATCGGCGTGCTGCTGCTGTGCTGCGTGCCGTTCGCGCTGGTGTTCATGCCGGAGCAGTGGCATGCCCGCATCGACACGATCGACGAATACCAGCAGGACGAATCGGCGATGGGCCGCATCAACGCCTGGAAGATGGCCTACAACCTGGCCAACGACCGCCTGATGGGCGGCGGTTTCGAGATCTACGACCCGGAAGTGTTCGAGCGCTATGCGCCGGTGCCGGAGGACGTGCACGCGGCGCACAGCATCTACTTCCAGGTACTGGGCGAGCATGGCTGGATCGGGCTGGGCATCTACCTGATGCTGGGCTTCCTGACCTGGCGCACGGGCTCCTGGATCGTGCGCGCGGCCGGACCGCATGCCGAGCTGGCGTGGGCCGCCAACCTGGCCAGGATGATCCAGGTCAGCCTGCTGGGCTTCATGGTGGGCGGCGCCTTCCTCAGCCTGGTGTATTTCGACGTGCCGTATTATCTGATGGCGGCGATGGTGGCGACGCGTATGATCGTCGAGCGCGAGAAAAAGGCGCTGGCGCCCCAGCTGGCCGCGCAGCCCACCGTACAGGACGAACTTGATGAAGACCTCGAACATGATCCGGTCCGCTGA
- a CDS encoding polysaccharide deacetylase family protein yields MKTSNMIRSAEQHGAAGAPLLEKSLLSLLSPGGRRGLSILIYHRVLPRKDPLFPGEVDRAEFSDQMAALASRFNVLPLLDAVRMAKAGTLPPRAAAITFDDGYADNAEVALPVLQQHGLHATFFVATGFLNGGRMWNDSVIELVRAAPDGVLDASALGLGRHPLHTLAERQRAIPALIGQLKYLPMAERLAQVQRLADLAGCALPGDLMMTSAQVRKLHAAGMGIGAHTVNHPILARLPDAQAREEIAQGKLALEDIIGAHVSLFAYPNGKPGEDYLPQHVAMARDLRFEGAVSTSWGASRGKPDPFQLPRFTPWDRGRLRFILRLARNLTNSAQLA; encoded by the coding sequence ATGAAGACCTCGAACATGATCCGGTCCGCTGAGCAGCACGGTGCCGCCGGCGCGCCGCTGCTGGAAAAGAGCCTGCTGTCGCTGCTGTCGCCCGGCGGGCGGCGCGGCCTGTCGATCCTGATCTATCACCGCGTACTGCCCCGCAAGGATCCGCTGTTCCCGGGCGAAGTCGATCGGGCCGAGTTCTCCGATCAGATGGCCGCGCTGGCGTCGCGCTTCAACGTGCTGCCGCTGCTCGACGCGGTGCGGATGGCCAAGGCCGGCACCTTGCCGCCCCGGGCCGCCGCGATCACGTTCGATGACGGCTACGCCGACAATGCCGAGGTGGCGCTGCCGGTGCTGCAGCAGCACGGCCTGCACGCGACGTTTTTCGTGGCGACGGGCTTCCTGAACGGCGGCCGCATGTGGAACGACAGCGTCATCGAACTGGTACGCGCGGCGCCGGACGGCGTGCTCGATGCCTCGGCCCTCGGGCTGGGCCGTCACCCGCTGCATACGCTGGCCGAGCGCCAGCGCGCCATTCCCGCGCTGATCGGCCAGCTGAAATACCTGCCGATGGCCGAGCGGCTGGCGCAGGTGCAACGGCTGGCCGACCTGGCCGGCTGCGCGCTGCCGGGCGACCTGATGATGACGAGCGCCCAGGTACGCAAGCTGCACGCGGCCGGCATGGGGATCGGTGCGCATACCGTCAACCACCCGATCCTGGCGCGCCTGCCGGACGCCCAGGCACGCGAGGAGATCGCCCAGGGCAAGCTGGCGCTGGAAGACATCATCGGCGCCCACGTCAGCCTGTTCGCCTACCCGAACGGCAAGCCGGGCGAGGACTACCTGCCGCAGCACGTGGCGATGGCGCGCGACCTGCGTTTCGAGGGCGCCGTGTCGACGTCCTGGGGCGCCAGCCGGGGCAAGCCCGACCCGTTCCAGCTGCCCCGCTTCACCCCATGGGACCGCGGCCGTCTGCGGTTCATCCTGCGCCTGGCGCGCAATCTGACCAACAGCGCCCAGCTGGCATGA
- a CDS encoding lipopolysaccharide biosynthesis protein — MSLKKDVLHGLKWMAGAKFASQIITWAITIIVMRLLAPADYGLMAMATVFLAWCAMFIEMGLAPALVQAKEVSTQELRQAYGIFVLVNLAMVLVLVAGAPLMATFFGDAQLTLVIRVLALQFVLAPFGLVSEVLLQRGLNFRARSLLDLSTAVITSVATLLLAWTGHGVWALVWGTLGGALWRTVAVNVVARFPYLPLFSWDGMRALLTFGGKVSASRFLWFFFTQADTVIIGRMLGGQVLGVYSVALHLASLPVQRVSSILNQVAFPALARYQHDRAAIARQLLKAFELVSLVAFPVLWGMASTASDIVLVFLGEHWQGAILPLRVLALIMPFRTVVQFLPAVTDAVGRPGIALQNGIVACTVMPLAFYVGTHWGIFGVALAWALAYPVVLLINLQRMLGVIGLGLAEVAARMLPAMLAAGAMYAAVMATHGTLEQIADRRVALAIQVGVGALVYAVASCLVNRTAVLEVWRMVRRKGQPA, encoded by the coding sequence ATGTCGTTAAAGAAGGACGTCCTGCATGGACTGAAGTGGATGGCCGGCGCGAAGTTCGCCAGCCAGATCATCACGTGGGCCATCACGATCATCGTCATGCGCCTGCTGGCGCCGGCCGACTACGGGCTGATGGCGATGGCGACCGTGTTCCTGGCCTGGTGCGCGATGTTCATCGAGATGGGCCTGGCGCCCGCGCTGGTGCAGGCCAAGGAAGTCAGCACCCAGGAGTTGCGCCAGGCGTACGGTATCTTCGTGCTGGTCAATCTCGCCATGGTACTGGTACTGGTCGCGGGCGCGCCGTTGATGGCGACCTTCTTTGGCGACGCCCAGCTGACACTCGTGATCCGCGTGCTGGCGTTGCAGTTCGTGCTGGCGCCATTCGGCCTCGTCTCCGAAGTGCTGCTGCAGCGCGGCCTGAACTTCCGCGCGCGTTCCCTGCTGGACCTGAGCACGGCGGTGATCACCAGCGTGGCCACCTTGCTGCTGGCCTGGACCGGCCACGGCGTCTGGGCGCTGGTATGGGGCACCTTGGGCGGCGCGCTGTGGCGCACGGTGGCCGTCAACGTCGTCGCGCGCTTTCCCTACCTGCCGCTGTTTTCCTGGGACGGCATGCGCGCCCTGCTGACGTTCGGCGGCAAGGTGTCCGCCTCGCGCTTCCTGTGGTTCTTTTTCACCCAGGCCGACACCGTCATCATCGGCCGCATGCTGGGCGGCCAGGTCCTGGGCGTGTACTCCGTCGCGCTGCACCTGGCCAGCCTGCCGGTGCAGCGGGTGTCGTCGATCCTGAACCAGGTCGCGTTTCCCGCGCTGGCACGCTACCAGCACGACCGCGCCGCCATCGCGCGCCAGTTGCTCAAGGCATTCGAACTGGTCAGCCTGGTGGCGTTTCCGGTCCTGTGGGGCATGGCCAGCACGGCCAGCGACATCGTGCTGGTATTCCTGGGCGAGCATTGGCAGGGCGCGATCCTGCCGCTGCGCGTTCTGGCACTGATCATGCCCTTCCGTACCGTCGTGCAGTTCCTCCCGGCGGTAACCGATGCCGTCGGCCGGCCCGGCATCGCACTGCAGAACGGCATCGTCGCCTGCACCGTGATGCCGCTGGCGTTCTATGTCGGCACGCATTGGGGTATTTTTGGCGTGGCGCTGGCCTGGGCCCTGGCCTATCCCGTGGTCCTGCTGATCAACCTGCAGCGCATGCTGGGCGTGATCGGCCTGGGGCTGGCCGAGGTGGCGGCGCGCATGCTGCCGGCGATGCTGGCGGCGGGTGCGATGTACGCGGCCGTGATGGCCACGCACGGCACGCTGGAGCAGATCGCGGACCGGCGTGTCGCGCTGGCGATCCAGGTCGGCGTGGGCGCGCTGGTGTATGCCGTGGCCAGTTGCCTGGTCAACCGCACGGCCGTGCTGGAAGTATGGCGCATGGTGCGCCGCAAGGGACAGCCGGCCTGA